The Pseudomonas sp. TH06 genome contains the following window.
AAGCTGTCGCCGGCACAAGTCACCTCCACCGAACTGGCGGGCGAGAAGATTCAGAGCATTCTCAGCCACGCGCCGGGCAACGACCAAGCGATTGGCGGTCTGAAAGTGATGACCGAAAACGGCTGGTTCGCAGCACGTCCTTCGGGCACCGAAGACATCTACAAGATCTACGCCGAAAGCTTCATCAGCGACGATCACCTCAAGCAACTGGTGGCCGAAGCGCAGACCCTGGTGGATGGTGCTATCGCCAGCAAGTGATGTTCAGCGAATGCGCGCCATAAAAAAGGGGCAACCATTGCGGTTGCCCCTTTTTTTGCCTGCCATTGATGCAATCAGGCAAGGTCCACCAAGACAATCTCACTGTCTTCAATCGCGGTGACCGTCAGCACCTGCTCATGTGCAATCGCCACACCGTCTCGAGCTTGTGCACGCAGGCCGTTGACTTCAATCACACCTGTGGCCGGCACCAGATACGCACGACGGCCCGCATCCAGATGATATTCGGCGGTTTCTCCAGCCTTGATATTCGCCGCAACCAAGCGAGCATCGGCGCGGATCCGCAAACTCTGGTCGTCGCCGTCCTTACCGCTGGCGAGGGTCACAAAACCTTCACGCTGACCTTTCGGGAATGGTTTCGCCCCCCACGATGGCGGGGCGCCGGTTTCGGTCGGCAGAATCCAGATCTGGAAAATCTTCGTGTCCTGCGCTTCGAGGTTGTACTCGCTGTGAGCAATGCCGGTGCCGGCGCTCATCACTTGTACGTCGCCGGCTTCAGTGCGCCCCTTGTTGCCAAGGTTGTCCTGGTGGGTAATTGCACCTTCACGCACATACGTGATGATTTCCATGTCGCGATGCGGGTGTTGCGGGAAGCCGGTACCGGCAGCAATCACATCATCATTCCAAACCCGCAGGTTGCCCCAGTTCATGCGTTGCGGATCGTAGTACTCGGCGAACGAAAAATGGTGATGGGCATCCAACCAGCCATGATGGGCGCCGCCCAGCGAGCTGAAAGGTCTGAGTTCAAGCATGATCGTCTCCTCAAAAGGCTCGTCGCGGGATGCAATGGCTGCATCTGGCGCAAGTCCGGTGGTGTATGACGGCGATCATCTATCAGGCAAGCATCGAGAAAAAGCGTAAAAACTGCGGTATCAGTATCGAATAACTTGATTGGATTTCACGTCGAAACGATCTCATCCCACCTTCAATTCATCGCCTAAACCAATGACCTGTAAGCATTTCGCTAGAACTCGACGGTAAATACAGACACCATAGCCCTCAACAGCCTTACACACTGGAGCCCGTCAGCGTGGCGCAACACACCCCCGATCTTCCTCCCGAACTTCGTCCATTGGCCGAGATGCCATGGTTCAAGCGCCTGGCCGCGCGCTTCTTTGGCCACGGTTTGACTCGCTTGCGCGCTCAGCATCGCGCCTCCTGGCTGCATGGTCAGGCTGACGGTTTTCGCAGTGGGCATACGGCAGGCGTTGAGTACGGCTATAACGAGGGCAAGCTCGAAGGTCTGGAGGAGGGCCGGCAGGTTTTGTTGATACGCGACAGCCGCAGCACCGAGCATCGTCCGCCGAGCATCGATAATCACCTGTTCGATGACTGGCGTCTGCCGCTGACGCCTGAACTGAAGAAACGCATCAAAACCGATGTCGCCCGTTTGCTGCCCGCGCAGGCTCAGCCGAGCGCTGCGCAGTGGAAGATGATTTTCAGCGAAACACCCTCAACCTCCGTGGTCGCCGGCGCCGGAGCGGGCAAGTCGACCACGCTGGTGTTGCGGATTCTGTTGCTGAGCCATTATCTGGGCTTTGAGCTCGATTCGATGACCGTGGTGACGTTCACCCGCGAGTCGCGCAAGGATTTCATCAATAAACTGATCGAACTGTTCGCGCTCTGGGGTCATGCGTTGAGCTTGAAACAGGCGCGGGAACTGGTGCGAACCTTTCACTCGCGCATTTTGCCGATGGTCCGCAGCCTGCCGGGCTTCGAGCGTTTGCAGGCATTCGAGAACCTCAGCCATCGCGCGCAGGGTGCTGATGAGGAGGTCGACAGTAATCCGTTCGACCTGCGAATTAATGACGCGCAACGCCAGCAGCTTAACGCCTGTTATCACCGGTTATTCACTCAGGACGAGCGCTTCCGCCAGTTGATTCAGCCAATGGCCAAGGTGGGGTTGCAGCTCAAGGAGCTGGAACGCGATCACCCGGATGTGCAAAAGCGCATGGCCGTCACCGAACTGGCGTCCAGGCGCGACGAAGAACTCTGCGACGTCATCGAAGATCTGTGGTTTCGTGCCGGTGCCTGGCCGATCAAGGGCATCGAACCGAATCGCCAGACTTTCGAGATCAATGGCGCGAAATTCCACGGGCATGGCTACATTCCCAGCCTCGATGCCTGGGTAGTGCTCGGTTTCGATCCGCGAGAAAACCCACAGCTCAACCGGCCCAACGCAAAGCTTTCGGTGCGCGCAGAGTGGGCGGTAAAACGCACTCTGTTTCAAGCTTTCTGTCGTAAGCCGTTGATCTGGATAGATAGTTACGAATCATCAAAGCGCGTTTTGACGGCTTTGGCGGGCGATGCCAGCGCTGGCCCCGGCTTCGATTACAAGGTCAAAGGCGAACTGGCTTCAGCGCCATTGCTCGACTGTTTCGTTGCCGCGGCGGGGTTCATCGAGAACCTGGGGCTGGACGTACCAGACGCCGTCGGCCGGATGAGTTTCGCCAAGGATGACCCGGACCGGTTTTTCTTTGAGGCATTGAGTCTGTTCTGGCGCGCACTGGAAGATCATCTGCTCGACCAGAAACCACCGGTCATGACCTACAACCGCATGTTTGCACTGTTCAGCGAGCATTCGCCGGAAAATCTCAAGCTGCTCAGCGATGAGCTGCTGCGACCCATGTCGCACCTGATGA
Protein-coding sequences here:
- a CDS encoding pirin family protein codes for the protein MLELRPFSSLGGAHHGWLDAHHHFSFAEYYDPQRMNWGNLRVWNDDVIAAGTGFPQHPHRDMEIITYVREGAITHQDNLGNKGRTEAGDVQVMSAGTGIAHSEYNLEAQDTKIFQIWILPTETGAPPSWGAKPFPKGQREGFVTLASGKDGDDQSLRIRADARLVAANIKAGETAEYHLDAGRRAYLVPATGVIEVNGLRAQARDGVAIAHEQVLTVTAIEDSEIVLVDLA
- a CDS encoding UvrD-helicase domain-containing protein, with the translated sequence MAQHTPDLPPELRPLAEMPWFKRLAARFFGHGLTRLRAQHRASWLHGQADGFRSGHTAGVEYGYNEGKLEGLEEGRQVLLIRDSRSTEHRPPSIDNHLFDDWRLPLTPELKKRIKTDVARLLPAQAQPSAAQWKMIFSETPSTSVVAGAGAGKSTTLVLRILLLSHYLGFELDSMTVVTFTRESRKDFINKLIELFALWGHALSLKQARELVRTFHSRILPMVRSLPGFERLQAFENLSHRAQGADEEVDSNPFDLRINDAQRQQLNACYHRLFTQDERFRQLIQPMAKVGLQLKELERDHPDVQKRMAVTELASRRDEELCDVIEDLWFRAGAWPIKGIEPNRQTFEINGAKFHGHGYIPSLDAWVVLGFDPRENPQLNRPNAKLSVRAEWAVKRTLFQAFCRKPLIWIDSYESSKRVLTALAGDASAGPGFDYKVKGELASAPLLDCFVAAAGFIENLGLDVPDAVGRMSFAKDDPDRFFFEALSLFWRALEDHLLDQKPPVMTYNRMFALFSEHSPENLKLLSDELLRPMSHLMIDEFQDVSPQIVSWIRASLAEIRSRGPAMHVGRGAQRSSLLCVGDDWQSIYGWRGSSPSYFMEFTKEFPSPSTTRVMLSDNYRSHQHIIDAAEHIVRAAPAIPGKKAKACGEPKPLQPVNVLERDDQALGLRLAEHYRQGHSILMLYRKSSDKSLIEEHIQSVVNVDSSLPYEARRIKQLTYHSAKGLQADAVFLLGDCQHLTSSPYKNQVYRMAGLGKSGDSEPYDSAQKDEILRLAYVGITRAVSHCYWYVEPQEVQAVNMPRASDRVAKGKPFFADHRSEKTMA